The Neorhizobium sp. NCHU2750 genome contains the following window.
GCTCGGGGGATGGCGTGTCGGTTTGAGTGGAAGCTGAGACAGGAATAGCGATGTCGATCACCGTGACGAAAACAATCCCGGCTGCGCGTATGCGGCAGTTCCACCAGATGGTCGATCGCTGGCTGGAGGAAGGTCCGATCAAGCTTGCGACCAATGCCACCATCACCGCCATGGACAATGCCGAAATCCCGAAGGCCGAACAGGCGGCCATCATCGAGGACCGGGATATCATCATGAAACACAACATGCGTCTCGGCCTGATCAGTGAAGTCTTCGCCCCAGCCATCGAAACGGCGGTCAGATCGTCCCGGTCGGGAAGCGAAGCGCAGGACGAGATCGCACGGCTGATCGTGACCGCGGTCGGTATCCGTCAGGAAGATGACAGTGAACTGGTCACGTTCAACTTCGCCAGCCAGAGTGAGGCCGATGCTTTTGACGGGTTGATCTGAAAGCGTTGCGGCCAGCGGGTTTCAGTCAGGTAGAGAGCGCAATGTCGAGTTGACGGACGAAGTCCGAGGGGGGGCCGAAGCGGTCGGCGGTGTGATGCGATGGGATATTGGTATTGTTCTGCATCTCCGCCGGAACCGGTTGTTACCTAACCTCGTGTTGGATCGTGATGTTGTCTCCCATCCGACGATGAACGTGCGCGGGGACGCTTTTGGAGCTTCCGCGGATCATTTATATCGTGACGAAAGGCCGTCCAGGATCAGTTTAAGCCCTCCTTCGAATGCCTCTGACTGGTCGAACTGTGGCTGCTCACCGGATCGCTTTCTGGCGACTTCTGCTTGTTCCTCCAATACGCTCCCGACTGTGTAGCGGCTTGCCGCAAACAAGGCCACTTTCGCATCGTATTCTGGGATGCCTGCGGCAATCAGAAAGGCCAGCTTTCGCATGATGCGCTCGATGTCGGACCCTCCCGGGAAAGAACCAGCATGGAGCCGTGCACCGTCGCGCCGCATCAAGAGCGTCGCTCTCAAGCTACGATGATTGTCTAAAAACCAATGCTGCCAGCTGTCCGAGGGCTTGGGTAGTTGTGCACCTGTATGTGGTTGCATTGCCGCTTCCGCCATCGCAGCAAGCAAGTCCTCCTTTTTCTTAAAGTGCCAATAAAGCGACGGCTGTTCGACCCCCAGTCGGCTCGCCAGCCGACGGGTGGTGATTTCGTCGAGCCCCACTTCATCGAGAAGGTCAAGTGCCTCGGCAACAATGGTCTCGCGATTAAGTTTTGCCATCTTGACACCCTATCATTGATAGAGAATGTTAGGCAACACCCTATCAATGATAGATTTACGCGTGACATGACCAAACTTAACCCGGCTGATCGATTAAAAATCCTCATCTGCGGCGGCGGCATCGCCGGTCCAGCACTGGCGTTCTGGCTTGTGAGAGCCGGGCATCAGGTCACTGTCGTCGAGCGATTTCCAGCGCTCAGGGCGACGGGAGCCCAGGTAGACTTGCGTGGACAGGGCATCGATGCGGCCCGCAGGATGGGACTGCTCGACGCCATTCGCAGCAAACTGGTCGATGAACCCGGTGTGGCTTTCGTCAACGCCAGGGG
Protein-coding sequences here:
- a CDS encoding TetR/AcrR family transcriptional regulator C-terminal domain-containing protein, producing the protein MAKLNRETIVAEALDLLDEVGLDEITTRRLASRLGVEQPSLYWHFKKKEDLLAAMAEAAMQPHTGAQLPKPSDSWQHWFLDNHRSLRATLLMRRDGARLHAGSFPGGSDIERIMRKLAFLIAAGIPEYDAKVALFAASRYTVGSVLEEQAEVARKRSGEQPQFDQSEAFEGGLKLILDGLSSRYK